Below is a window of Pseudomonadota bacterium DNA.
TGGTCCAAGCGATGTCATTGCTGCGTTTGCATCATTTGAGGAATCGGCCCGCAACCGCAAAGCGACGACTCCAAGTCCGGCATCGCTTCACGCTTCGGTCATCGCCCTCTTCGCCGATCCTGATGCAGTAGCAGAAGCAAGTCGTGACTTGCGCATCAGCTCAACGGAGCTTCTTCAAGACGAGCTGCTTTAGTTCAGCGTGAATAGACTCCGATTTACATGTCTAAAAATAATGACGAAGAGATGTTACGTGCTCAGGATGGGCCTGAGGCATACGGCAACATCCTATAGCTCAGGTATGAAGTAGTGAGCGCCTTCTCCCACAATCGCATGGTCAGACATAGACGTCCCCTTAGGCGGCTTAATGCGTCACTGAATGGGCGCGCTCAATAGCACCTGCCAAAGCCTCGTTTTTCTTTTCTGGCCCCATTGCAACACCTTCAATGAAGATGGATTCCACGTCAGTGAGACCGATAAAGCCAAGCACTGCACGTAAATAGGTTTCCTGAAATTCCATCACTTTATAAGGGCCAACGGTATACACACCGCCCCGCCCAAGCACGAGAATGACTTTCTTGCCAGTCAATAAGCCTTGTGGCCCGCTCTCGCCGTATTTGAAGGTCTTGCCTGCGCGGGCCACGTGATCGATCCATGCTTTTAATACCGAAGGAATGCTAAAATTATACATGGGCACTTCGAGCACGATGATGTCGCTGGCGAAGAGCTCGCCAATTAATTCCTCTGAAAGTGCCAGGGCCGGAGCATCTGCTTTGGCGGCCCCTATCGCGTTCAAAAAATCCGGGCTAATATGGGGCACAGGATTTTTTATTAAGTCGCGTTCGATAATTCTCGCGCTGGGATTGGCTTGCTTTAATTCTTCAAGCGTCACCGCGCCAATCTGACGAGTTACTGAGCTATGCAGGTTGCTGCTGGATGCGATATGGAGAATCGTGGTCATGGTGTCCCTCTTGCTAAAGTTAGTTATTATTAGTAATGTGGTATCTTATGGTAACCATTAAAAATCCACAAGAAGGCACTATTATGTCAGTAGGTTACAATAATGTTCCTGCCCCCTCGGAAGAAAGAGTTGTGTCGCATAACAACTGCCCCACCGGCATCCGTGAAGTGCTAAGCTTGATTGGCGATAAATGGAGCATACTCCTTGTCGCAACGCTGCATCATTCGCCGATGCGCTTCAATGAACTACGGCGCAGTATCGATGGGATTTCCCAACGCATGCTTACTCGCACTTTACGAGAGTTGGAACGTCAGGGTCTGGTTTTGCGCACGGTAACGCCGACCACACCGCCAAGTGTGGAATACGCGTTAACACCTTTGGGGCAGACGCTTCTGGAACCAATGAAAACACTCATCGCCTGGACAGAAGAGAATTATCCCACCATGCATAAATCCCAACAGCGTTACGATAAATCACAGGTAAAAAAAGACAGATAGTGATGACGCTCATAAGGAATCCGAGTTGGCTCCTTGCCAACAGGTTTTACACCAGTAATGAGTGGTAACAATGGGTTAACTATCCTTATAATAGTCCATGATCGCTGCCCACGGGTTCGGTTGCCGCATATACCACAGTGCTTGCGTCGTCGAGTCGACCTGATCGTCATTTCGACTGCCGGGCAAAGTCGTGAGTTCATGGACATAATCTGCCAGCCAAGGCGCCTCACTGGGGAGCAAGACAAGCCCATTTTCAAAGGCAGCACTCTGACTATGTAGTCGCATGATCTTATCGCCTCCTTGCGGCACATAGGGGGTAATACAGCCCAGCCCGCCTTGCATCAGCTCCTGGATTAGCTGCGTGCCCGAAGCCTTATCTTCGATAATAACGTTCGTTGCCTGATGCACCTGCGCTTGATCCCAAATAGCCCGCTTAAGATCAGGATGCGCGAAGGTGTCGGCAAAAGCTATGTCGGCGATATTATGAAGCTTGCGTTTGTGCCACCCACGCTGGTGGAAGCAATTGTGGCTGGCAAACAGCCAGCAACCCTCGTAACAGACCATTTGATAAAGCAGCCACTGCCAGTGGAATGGTAGCCGACGCAGAACCTCGATCGATTGAAATTAATGTAGCTTCGACGGCGTGATCTGGCGATCCATCCGATCCAGAAAATCCATGACGATGCGTAGATTATGCGCGGTCAATGCGATCGGATAATCCGCAAAATGATCTGGCACTTCCGTTAATTGCTCGCTTGCGATGTCCGGCTCTGTTGGAGCCTTGGATGTTTGATCGGGCTTCGAATCTGTGGCTGAGCCTGATGCTTCGTTTTCCACATGTTGAGACGCGGCCATCATTTCTTCTAATTTGCCAGCGGGAAAAAGGCAGCTCATCGATTGATTCAACAAGTCCAGTGTGCGGTGACGAATGGCTTGGAAAAGGGTGCTCTCCACGGGGTTGACGGGTTCCCCATCGTATTGTTCCAGCAGCTCCGCATTGGGCTGGATAGAGCGAGTAGACGACACACGGTCCACCCATGATTGCGGTGGTTTCTCCTTTCCATCCCGCTCCGGGTCAGCGCATGTTCTCTCATAATCGCGCGCTATTTCTGCTTCCGCGATATCACGGCAGCGCGCATAGATAAGGGGCATGTAAGGCAGATCGCACAGAGAAGGAGGAATGCCACGATTTTCGGCGGATTGCCGCATGCCCTCGGCAGCAAAATCCGATAGATGCTCCTCATCCTGCGGACGAATGGTCCGCGAGTCCACACCGTGCGTCATCAAGACATAGTGGAACTGGCTGTCATGCCCGCCATCGGTGTCCTGCATCAGCCAATGAGCCACTTCGCGCTGATTCTCATGCATCAGATCCGCTTTCTTCTCCAGCTCTTTAAGGGAGGCCATAAAGCGCTCATCCGAGCAATGGGCCTTGTGAAGCGCCGCGCCCATCTGTTTGCAGAAGGTGGACATAAACACCTGGGCGGCGAGTGCGGTGGAGGGGTGGGTGCCATAGTAGAGAATCTCATCCGAAGTGAGGTCCAGACAGTCCTCGATTCTATCCAATAGCTCATACTTGTCTTGGCACTCCGGGAGCCTCTTCATCGTTTTCATGAATCGCTGCAGTGACCTGTTCAGGGTGCCAACCGTATTGTACTCGGGGTGCAACACATCAAGCATCGGCTGCGTGCGGGCGGGCGGCACAGGCTTCATTAATTGATGGTCCTTGAAAATCGTATGGAGCTGGCGCGTTGTTTCCGCTTGCGACGCGGCAACAGATTGCTCAATGATTTCCGAGAAATTATGAGGCAAGACTTGCGTCATCCGAACTTTTCGCTGGATCTGCTCAAAAATAGCATTCAATTCGCGTGGCGAAGTGGTTTGCTTCACCTGCTCCTTCCATGTGTCGACAATCTCTAAGAACGTTTCGCACATCATCTCACTGCTGGCGAGGCTGGGATCGCGAAAGTCAAGATGCGGATGCGCGGCCTGGAGTTGGCTACGCGCCAATCGTTCACTGGCATTTGCCAAGGCAATCCATAAAGGCGATGGCTCTACGCCCTTAATCGAAAGGCCATAATTCTTCACTAAGAGAGCATGCATCGCAGCATGTGCATAGGATTCAAGGCTTGGCGATTTTTTACTATGCTTGGGAGGGCGTGCACCATCCGTTTTGGTGTCGCGGATGCGTTCTGCCTCGGCGAGCAGACTCTTGGTTTCACCGTGTGTGTAGGTGTTGAGTTGCTGCCCCGTGAGGTTGTACGCGTCCAAACCTAGCTGATAGGCTGCCTCAATATCCTCGATCCGCTTAAGCTGTGCCGGGTCAAGCTGGCTGGTTTTTTCCAATTGTAAGCACAATGAATTCATGAACTGGGAAAAGTAATCATGC
It encodes the following:
- a CDS encoding FMN-dependent NADH-azoreductase, translating into MTTILHIASSSNLHSSVTRQIGAVTLEELKQANPSARIIERDLIKNPVPHISPDFLNAIGAAKADAPALALSEELIGELFASDIIVLEVPMYNFSIPSVLKAWIDHVARAGKTFKYGESGPQGLLTGKKVILVLGRGGVYTVGPYKVMEFQETYLRAVLGFIGLTDVESIFIEGVAMGPEKKNEALAGAIERAHSVTH
- a CDS encoding helix-turn-helix domain-containing protein; this encodes MVTIKNPQEGTIMSVGYNNVPAPSEERVVSHNNCPTGIREVLSLIGDKWSILLVATLHHSPMRFNELRRSIDGISQRMLTRTLRELERQGLVLRTVTPTTPPSVEYALTPLGQTLLEPMKTLIAWTEENYPTMHKSQQRYDKSQVKKDR
- the terL gene encoding phage terminase large subunit, with protein sequence MVCYEGCWLFASHNCFHQRGWHKRKLHNIADIAFADTFAHPDLKRAIWDQAQVHQATNVIIEDKASGTQLIQELMQGGLGCITPYVPQGGDKIMRLHSQSAAFENGLVLLPSEAPWLADYVHELTTLPGSRNDDQVDSTTQALWYMRQPNPWAAIMDYYKDS